In Xiphias gladius isolate SHS-SW01 ecotype Sanya breed wild chromosome 6, ASM1685928v1, whole genome shotgun sequence, a single genomic region encodes these proteins:
- the lpl gene encoding lipoprotein lipase isoform X2, translated as MGEKNISFLTVWIILGNILATFSSVPEATTTGFVNTTVSTTPWPTTAEWISDLTDIVSKFSLRTADIPDDDMCYIVAGRPETIKECEFKEEMQTFVVIHGWTKELQFPWERIHLLGYSLGAHVAGIAGALTEHKISRITGLDPAGPNFEHADDQSTLSRDDAQFVDVLHTNTRGSPDRSIGIQRPVGHIDIYPNGGTFQPGCGIQKTLMGIALEGIKGLQNMDQLLKCSHERSIHLFIDSLLNTQQQSMAYRCNSKEAFNKGLCLNCRKNRCNKLGYNINKVRTARSTKMYLKTREMMPYKVFHYQVKVHFFSHDQLSFTEQPMKISLYGTHGEKEDISFVLPVLSGNTTLSFLITTDVDIGDLMIVKVRWEKDALISWSDWWGSSKFHIRKLRIKSGETQSKVIFSSKEGEFAYLVRGGGDAVFVKSKEDNMSRKEKLLHKLKMQGSLFGQNDA; from the exons atgggagaaaaaaatatcagttttttgACTGTTTGGATAATTTTGGGAAACATCTTGGCTACCTTTTCTTCTGTCCCTGAAGCCACCACCACCGGGTTTG TAAACACTACAGTCTCCACTACTCCCTGGCCGACCACTGCTGAATGGATCTCAGACCTCACTGACATTGTGTCCAAGTTCTCCCTGCGCACAGCGGACATCCCTGATGATGACATGTGCTACATCGTGGCCGGCAGGCCAGAAACCATCAAGGAGTGTGAATTCAAGGAAGAAATGCAGACCTTCGTTGTGATACATGGCTGGACG AAAGAGTTGCAGTTTCCCTGGGAGAGGATTCACCTGCTGGGTTACAGTCTGGGAGCGCATGTGGCGGGAATCGCCGGAGCCCTTACCGAGCATAAAATCAGCAGGATCACAG GTCTGGATCCGGCTGGTCCCAACTTCGAGCACGCAGATGACCAGAGCACCCTTTCCCGAGATGATGCCCAGTTTGTGGACGTCCTGCACACCAACACCAGGGGCTCCCCGGACCGCAGCATTGGTATCCAGAGGCCTGTGGGCCACATCGACATTTACCCCAATGGCGGCACCTTCCAGCCGGGCTGCGGCATCCAGAAAACCTTGATGGGGATTGCATTGGAAGGGATCAAGGGCCTCCAAA ATATGGACCAGCTCCTCAAATGCTCCCACGAGCGCTCCATCCACCTGTTTATTGACTCTCTGCTGAACACCCAGCAGCAGAGCATGGCATACCGCTGCAACTCCAAAGAGGCGTTTAACAAAGGACTGTGCCTCAACTGCAGGAAGAATCGCTGCAACAAGCTCGGTTACAACATCAACAAGGTCCGCACGGCCCGCAGCACCAAGATGTACCTCAAGACGCGCGAAATGATGCCATACAAAG TTTTCCATTACCAAGTGAAGGTGCATTTCTTCAGCCACGACCAGCTGAGCTTCACAGAGCAGCCAATGAAGATTTCTCTGTATGGAACCcatggagagaaggaggacaTTTCCTTTGTACT GCCTGTCCTGAGCGGTAACACCACTTTATCCTTCCTCATCACCACCGACGTCGACATCGGAGACTTGATGATCGTGAAGGTGCGCTGGGAGAAGGATGCACTCATCAGCTGGTCCGACTGGTGGGGCAGCAGCAAGTTCCACATCCGGAAACTGCGCATCAAGTCTGGGGAGACCCAGTCCAA GGTGATCTTCAGCTCAAAGGAAGGCGAGTTTGCCTACCTTGtcaggggaggaggagatgcaGTCTTTGTCAAGTCAAAAGAAGACAACATGAGCCGTAAAGAGAAATT GCTGCACAAGCTGAAAATGCAGGGCAGTCTTTTTGGGCAGAATGACGCCTGA
- the LOC120790802 gene encoding lipoprotein lipase — translation MKAWRVRFLYFLVLNAAVQYATSVEEELADSVLGNFLDPLTDLFDHKDDSNQTVAKFSLRKPSHPDDDLCYIVPGKPDSLAACTFNSTSKTFLVIHGWTLSGMFESWVAKLVSALYEREQMANVIVVDWLTSAQNHYVVAAQNTKAVGQEIARFIDWIEETTNMPLENIHLIGYSLGAHVAGFAGSHAANKVGRITGLDPAGPDFEGEHAHRRLSPDDAYFVDVLHTFTRGSLGLSIGIQQPVGHVDIYPNGGSFQPGCNLRGALEKIANFGIFAITDAVKCEHERSVHLFIDSLLNEQEAAKAYRCGSNDMFNRGMCLSCRKSRCNTVGYDISRVRKARNVQMYTKTRASMPFRVYHYQLKIHFSSKVNRSEMEPSITVSLYGTKEEAENLELKLKEKIATNKTHSFLLVTEKDIGDLLMLKFKWEDTNTWSASSMLKMVSSWWSGDSDSADMEVHKIRIRAGETQQKLVFCVKDPEAQSLTQEVTFVKCKDAWRTNTKQTPKRITLENHGL, via the exons ATGAAAGCGTGGCGGGTTCGGTTTCTGTACTTTCTGGTGTTGAATGCAGCTGTGCAGTATGCGACGTCCGTGGAAGAGGAGCTCGCCGATTCTGTCCTTG GTAACTTCCTCGACCCTCTGACTGACTTGTTTGACCACAAAGATGACAGCAATCAAACTGTTGCCAAATTCTCCCTCCGCAAACCATCGCATCCTGATGATGACCTGTGCTACATCGTCCCCGGAAAACCCGACTCCCTGGCAGCCTGCACCTTCAACAGCACCTCCAAAACCTTCCTAGTAATCCACGGATGGACG CTGAGTGGTATGTTTGAAAGCTGGGTGGCAAAGCTGGTGTCGGCGCTGTACGAGAGAGAGCAGATGGCTAACGTTATCGTGGTGGACTGGCTCACCTCGGCCCAGAACCACTATGTGGTTGCAGCTCAGAACACCAAGGCAGTGGGGCAGGAGATCGCTCGCTTCATTGACTGGATCGAG gaaaccACCAACATGCCTCTTGAGAACATCCACCTCATTGGCTACAGCCTCGGGGCTCACGTGGCAGGATTTGCTGGCAGCCATGCAGCCAATAAAGTCGGAAGAATAACTG GTCTGGACCCAGCTGGTCCTGACTTTGAGGGGGAGCACGCCCACAGGCGCCTCTCCCCAGATGACGCTTACTTTGTGGACGTTCTCCACACCTTTACCCGGGGCTCCCTGGGTCTTAGCATTGGGATCCAGCAGCCTGTCGGCCATGTGGACATTTACCCCAATGGAGGCAGCTTCCAGCCGGGCTGCAACCTCAGGGGGGCCCTGGAGAAGATCGCTAACTTTGGGATATTTG cCATCACTGATGCAGTGAAGTGTGAACACGAGCGCTCGGTCCACCTGTTCATCGACTCTCTGCTGAATGAGCAGGAAGCGGCCAAGGCCTACAGATGCGGCAGCAATGACATGTTCAACCGCGGCATGTGTCTCAGCTGCCGCAAAAGCCGCTGCAACACGGTGGGCTACGACATCAGCAGGGTGCGCAAGGCGCGCAACGTTCAGATGTACACCAAAACACGAGCCTCCATGCCTTTCAGAG TTTACCACTATCAGCTGAAGATCCATTTCTCCAGTAAGGTGAACCGTTCGGAGATGGAGCCCTCAATCACTGTCTCGCTGTATGGAACAAAAGAAGAGGCGGAGAACCTGGAGCTTAAACT aaaggagaaaatagCAACAAATAAGACACATTCATTCCTGCTGGTGACAGAAAAGGATATCGGTGACCTGTTGATGTTGAAGTTTAAATGGGAGGACACAAACACCTGGTCGGCCTCCAGCATGTTGAAGATGGTTTCCTCTTGGTGGTCCGGTGACTCAGACAGCGCTGACATGGAGGTTCACAAAATTCGCATCCGAGCCGGCGAGACCCAGCAAAA GCTGGTGTTCTGTGTAAAAGATCCTGAAGCTCAGAGCTTAACACAGGAGGTCACATTTGTTAAATGTAAGGATGCCTGGAGgacaaacaccaaacaaactCCAAAAAG AATAACTCTGGAGAACCACGGACTCTGA
- the lpl gene encoding lipoprotein lipase isoform X1 gives MGEKNISFLTVWIILGNILATFSSVPEATTTGFVNTTVSTTPWPTTAEWISDLTDIVSKFSLRTADIPDDDMCYIVAGRPETIKECEFKEEMQTFVVIHGWTVTGMFENWVPKLVSALYEREPTSNVIVVDWLTRANQHYPTSAAYTKLVGRDIAKFVTWLQKELQFPWERIHLLGYSLGAHVAGIAGALTEHKISRITGLDPAGPNFEHADDQSTLSRDDAQFVDVLHTNTRGSPDRSIGIQRPVGHIDIYPNGGTFQPGCGIQKTLMGIALEGIKGLQNMDQLLKCSHERSIHLFIDSLLNTQQQSMAYRCNSKEAFNKGLCLNCRKNRCNKLGYNINKVRTARSTKMYLKTREMMPYKVFHYQVKVHFFSHDQLSFTEQPMKISLYGTHGEKEDISFVLPVLSGNTTLSFLITTDVDIGDLMIVKVRWEKDALISWSDWWGSSKFHIRKLRIKSGETQSKVIFSSKEGEFAYLVRGGGDAVFVKSKEDNMSRKEKLLHKLKMQGSLFGQNDA, from the exons atgggagaaaaaaatatcagttttttgACTGTTTGGATAATTTTGGGAAACATCTTGGCTACCTTTTCTTCTGTCCCTGAAGCCACCACCACCGGGTTTG TAAACACTACAGTCTCCACTACTCCCTGGCCGACCACTGCTGAATGGATCTCAGACCTCACTGACATTGTGTCCAAGTTCTCCCTGCGCACAGCGGACATCCCTGATGATGACATGTGCTACATCGTGGCCGGCAGGCCAGAAACCATCAAGGAGTGTGAATTCAAGGAAGAAATGCAGACCTTCGTTGTGATACATGGCTGGACG GTAACGGGGATGTTTGAGAACTGGGTGCCCAAGCTGGTGTCCGCGCTGTACGAGCGTGAGCCCACTTCCAATGTGATCGTGGTGGATTGGCTGACGCGCGCCAACCAGCACTACCCGACCTCTGCAGCCTACACCAAACTAGTGGGCCGCGACATTGCCAAGTTTGTTACCTGGTTACAA AAAGAGTTGCAGTTTCCCTGGGAGAGGATTCACCTGCTGGGTTACAGTCTGGGAGCGCATGTGGCGGGAATCGCCGGAGCCCTTACCGAGCATAAAATCAGCAGGATCACAG GTCTGGATCCGGCTGGTCCCAACTTCGAGCACGCAGATGACCAGAGCACCCTTTCCCGAGATGATGCCCAGTTTGTGGACGTCCTGCACACCAACACCAGGGGCTCCCCGGACCGCAGCATTGGTATCCAGAGGCCTGTGGGCCACATCGACATTTACCCCAATGGCGGCACCTTCCAGCCGGGCTGCGGCATCCAGAAAACCTTGATGGGGATTGCATTGGAAGGGATCAAGGGCCTCCAAA ATATGGACCAGCTCCTCAAATGCTCCCACGAGCGCTCCATCCACCTGTTTATTGACTCTCTGCTGAACACCCAGCAGCAGAGCATGGCATACCGCTGCAACTCCAAAGAGGCGTTTAACAAAGGACTGTGCCTCAACTGCAGGAAGAATCGCTGCAACAAGCTCGGTTACAACATCAACAAGGTCCGCACGGCCCGCAGCACCAAGATGTACCTCAAGACGCGCGAAATGATGCCATACAAAG TTTTCCATTACCAAGTGAAGGTGCATTTCTTCAGCCACGACCAGCTGAGCTTCACAGAGCAGCCAATGAAGATTTCTCTGTATGGAACCcatggagagaaggaggacaTTTCCTTTGTACT GCCTGTCCTGAGCGGTAACACCACTTTATCCTTCCTCATCACCACCGACGTCGACATCGGAGACTTGATGATCGTGAAGGTGCGCTGGGAGAAGGATGCACTCATCAGCTGGTCCGACTGGTGGGGCAGCAGCAAGTTCCACATCCGGAAACTGCGCATCAAGTCTGGGGAGACCCAGTCCAA GGTGATCTTCAGCTCAAAGGAAGGCGAGTTTGCCTACCTTGtcaggggaggaggagatgcaGTCTTTGTCAAGTCAAAAGAAGACAACATGAGCCGTAAAGAGAAATT GCTGCACAAGCTGAAAATGCAGGGCAGTCTTTTTGGGCAGAATGACGCCTGA